The following coding sequences lie in one Silvibacterium dinghuense genomic window:
- a CDS encoding UDP-N-acetylmuramoyl-L-alanyl-D-glutamate--2,6-diaminopimelate ligase — MQHAAARIATIISSMTFDDVLAGIPLLDRGGQNPLLRGMEYDSRRIPPGGLFVAMQGETTDGNRYIPKALELGAAAILTDSAEAFAGLRRDHPETAAALIAHGRNALALASANFYAHPERALKLSGVTGTNGKTTTAFLLDAILNHAGRKTVLVGTIEYHVAGSVRPSPHTTPESRDLYELLREGVDAGASETVMEVSSHALEQGRVFAVPYDVAIFTNLTRDHLDFHGTMENYFAAKRRLFDGSLTEAPRVAVVNIDDPYGVRLGAAAREAGAQTYSYGLASGDFHASDVEMKPSGMRFTLHSPAGSIAIATRLTGQVNVYNLLAACAAAFARDLSLQQIQAGIASLECVPGRFQTVDRGQPFTVVVDYAHTDDALRNLTALARAFVTSSGGRVLTLFGCGGDRDCAKRPLMGRAAGEGSDFVILTSDNPRSEEPSAIIADALPGLEATGTTFAVEPDRAAAISLALREARAGDIVLLAGKGHEKTQTIGAHVIPFDDAAVAAAALETLQEEVRA; from the coding sequence GTGCAGCACGCAGCCGCGCGGATCGCTACAATCATCTCCAGTATGACCTTCGACGACGTCCTCGCCGGCATTCCACTTCTCGATCGTGGCGGTCAGAACCCGCTTCTCCGCGGCATGGAGTACGATTCGCGCCGCATTCCGCCCGGTGGCCTCTTCGTCGCCATGCAGGGCGAAACGACGGACGGCAATCGCTATATTCCGAAAGCGCTTGAGCTGGGCGCCGCGGCTATCCTTACGGATTCTGCCGAAGCCTTTGCCGGGCTGCGCCGCGATCATCCCGAGACTGCGGCAGCCCTCATCGCGCATGGGCGCAATGCGCTCGCTCTGGCCTCGGCGAATTTTTATGCCCATCCGGAGCGTGCGCTGAAGCTCAGCGGTGTGACCGGAACCAATGGCAAGACGACGACTGCCTTTCTGCTCGACGCGATTCTGAATCATGCCGGGCGTAAGACGGTGCTGGTGGGCACGATCGAATATCACGTTGCGGGGAGCGTTCGTCCTTCGCCGCACACCACGCCCGAGTCGCGCGATCTCTACGAGCTGTTGCGTGAAGGTGTGGATGCAGGAGCGAGCGAAACGGTGATGGAGGTTTCCTCACATGCGCTCGAGCAGGGCCGTGTTTTTGCCGTGCCGTACGATGTTGCGATTTTCACGAACCTCACCCGCGACCATCTCGACTTTCATGGCACGATGGAGAACTACTTCGCGGCGAAACGCCGTCTTTTCGATGGCTCTCTGACGGAGGCTCCACGCGTGGCTGTCGTCAATATCGACGATCCGTATGGGGTTCGGCTCGGAGCTGCCGCGCGTGAGGCCGGCGCGCAGACTTACTCGTATGGACTTGCGTCCGGAGATTTTCACGCCTCGGATGTGGAGATGAAACCCTCCGGCATGCGCTTCACGCTGCACTCTCCTGCCGGGAGCATCGCTATCGCAACGCGGCTTACGGGCCAGGTGAATGTCTACAACCTGCTCGCTGCCTGCGCGGCTGCATTTGCGCGCGATCTTTCTCTGCAGCAGATTCAGGCTGGAATCGCTTCGCTCGAGTGCGTGCCAGGCCGCTTCCAGACTGTGGATCGCGGACAACCCTTCACCGTGGTTGTCGACTACGCTCACACCGACGATGCGCTGCGCAACCTCACTGCCCTGGCGCGCGCATTTGTGACATCGAGCGGAGGCCGCGTGCTCACGCTCTTCGGCTGCGGTGGCGATCGCGACTGCGCCAAGCGTCCGCTGATGGGACGGGCTGCCGGCGAAGGCAGCGATTTTGTCATTCTTACTTCGGACAATCCCCGCAGCGAAGAGCCATCGGCCATCATCGCGGACGCGCTCCCCGGTCTTGAGGCGACGGGGACGACATTTGCCGTTGAACCTGATCGCGCTGCTGCGATTTCGCTTGCGCTGCGCGAAGCGCGTGCCGGCGATATTGTTCTGCTTGCCGGCAAAGGGCACGAGAAGACACAGACCATAGGAGCTCACGTGATTCCGTTCGATGATGCCGCTGTCGCAGCAGCCGCTCTTGAAACCCTGCAGGAAGAGGTGCGCGCATGA
- a CDS encoding carboxylesterase/lipase family protein — MAAPAAALAFRAGSPLRAFAQSPGPLVKTASGALRGASAAGIRIFRGVPFAEPPVGDLRFRPTEKVKPWQGERDATQFGTSPMQFGEPRIAHSEDCLQLNIWAPEGKGPYPVFVWIHGGGFTGGHAFEGIYDGSEFAREGVVCVTVAYRLGVFGFLDMAPLLGDDYAGSGNSALRDLITALSWIRENIADFGGDPDHVTIGGESAGAKLTDILMGVPEAQPLFQQMISESGGAERVWPQQNSFRVAQGYGDAWKKQSGQEIAALRTAAATQLIQVQHDFISDWPQHFPLRCEIDGDLLPKLPVLTISAGNTKGKRLLIGTNRDESALFVGPHPTGDATAKDIGNITLEQFLPVYRKYKAIYPELSVEQLRIRALSAEEYWVPSIRVADAHIAAGGKTWMYRLDFLETSGRLSGYAYHSLDIPLVWDKPHATVSNAAAEAVIAKQMHIAWVAFIKGETPAAPGLPTWPEYTGTGRETMILDVASHVEQKPQEAELRLWDHVL; from the coding sequence ATGGCAGCGCCGGCTGCCGCGCTTGCCTTCCGTGCAGGCAGCCCGCTGCGCGCCTTTGCGCAAAGTCCGGGACCGCTGGTCAAGACGGCTTCCGGTGCTCTGCGTGGAGCCAGCGCTGCGGGTATCCGCATCTTTCGCGGCGTTCCTTTTGCCGAGCCGCCGGTCGGCGATCTTCGTTTTCGTCCGACCGAGAAGGTGAAGCCCTGGCAGGGGGAGCGCGATGCCACGCAGTTCGGCACCTCGCCCATGCAGTTCGGTGAGCCGCGGATCGCGCACAGCGAAGACTGCCTGCAGCTGAACATCTGGGCGCCGGAGGGGAAGGGTCCGTATCCGGTCTTTGTCTGGATTCATGGCGGCGGCTTTACCGGCGGGCATGCCTTCGAGGGGATCTACGACGGCAGCGAGTTTGCGCGCGAAGGCGTGGTCTGCGTGACGGTGGCCTATCGGCTGGGTGTGTTCGGCTTTCTCGACATGGCGCCGCTGCTCGGCGATGACTATGCCGGTTCGGGGAACAGCGCGCTGCGTGATCTGATCACCGCGCTGAGCTGGATTCGCGAGAATATTGCCGACTTTGGCGGCGATCCGGATCATGTCACGATCGGCGGCGAATCGGCCGGGGCGAAGCTTACGGATATCCTCATGGGCGTTCCGGAGGCGCAGCCGCTCTTCCAGCAGATGATTTCGGAAAGCGGCGGCGCCGAGCGCGTCTGGCCGCAGCAGAACTCCTTCCGCGTGGCGCAGGGATATGGCGATGCGTGGAAGAAGCAGTCAGGCCAGGAGATTGCGGCGCTGCGCACGGCTGCTGCAACACAGCTGATCCAGGTTCAGCATGATTTCATCTCCGACTGGCCGCAGCATTTTCCGCTGCGCTGCGAGATCGATGGAGACCTGCTGCCGAAGCTGCCGGTGCTTACCATCTCGGCCGGGAACACAAAGGGGAAGCGGCTGCTTATCGGGACCAACCGCGATGAGAGCGCGCTCTTTGTCGGACCGCATCCGACCGGCGATGCCACGGCGAAGGACATCGGCAACATCACGCTGGAACAGTTCCTGCCGGTGTATCGCAAGTACAAGGCGATCTATCCCGAGCTGAGCGTGGAGCAGCTGCGCATCCGCGCGCTCTCCGCGGAGGAATACTGGGTTCCCTCGATTCGCGTGGCCGATGCGCACATTGCCGCGGGAGGGAAGACGTGGATGTACCGTCTGGACTTTCTTGAGACGAGCGGGCGGCTCTCGGGCTATGCCTACCATTCGCTCGATATTCCGCTGGTGTGGGATAAGCCGCACGCGACGGTTTCCAATGCCGCGGCGGAAGCGGTGATCGCCAAGCAGATGCATATTGCCTGGGTAGCCTTCATCAAGGGTGAAACGCCGGCCGCGCCCGGTCTGCCCACGTGGCCGGAGTACACCGGCACCGGCCGCGAGACGATGATCCTCGATGTTGCGTCGCATGTGGAGCAGAAGCCCCAGGAAGCGGAGCTTCGGCTTTGGGATCATGTCCTTTAA
- a CDS encoding penicillin-binding transpeptidase domain-containing protein, with the protein MNRPSFTPVQPVSKAGVVTPMRRMRVLNVLVFLSFWCLIICFRLVWLQVFQHHEWVERAARQQQRTFEVAPRRGILYDRNLHELAMTVLADSIFAVPTEVGNDKAAEATALAAVVHTDPTDTFTSGAQILARLNASRNFAWIARKQDPAVIAKVKALDLKGVYTVKEFKRFYPNNDIAAQVLGYVGIDDNGLGGLEENFDEDLHGTPGRMYTNVDARRHRLGSEEREPLPGENLVLTIDENIQYMAERALEHNMERTHAKVGTVVVQDPHTGQILALAVRPTFDPNDFRHATTDLLRDHAVSDVYEPGSTFKLVTYSAALEEHVATPDGMVDCGGGQINVAGRIVHDAPGEHFGNITVAKALAESSDVAAIRLAQRMGAERFYQYIKAFGFGDRTGIELPDETRGLLKPVRKWNPTTIGSIPMGQEVAVTPIQLITMASTIANGGVYLPPHILMQSTNDVKGDGKLQPATFHPETELPNPLPDGSHRVISTLTAAQMRKMMEGVVEFGTGHLTTQLNGYSAAGKTGTAQKIDPRTHTYSKTNFVASFVGFAPVNNPAVTIAVITDSPDHSMHFGAEASGPVFQELAQEILEYLGVPHDQPLRTPVQIAKADSAAKAVDDAPQDNADDLDSLFAEVNNLPANDPLRSSPADGTRAPVSKHDLDQQAAGLTPPAPVVPGQPAAPLIDPKILEAKREQDKEESAKEVADSRASQQPLQAPSSTSSTPGGGVMVASGKKVAVPSFVGEPVRKVIEQAGSIGITVKVLGSGIAREQAPAPGTMVPEGTSVVVRFGR; encoded by the coding sequence ATGAACCGTCCGTCTTTTACGCCAGTACAGCCCGTATCGAAGGCCGGTGTCGTCACGCCGATGCGGCGCATGCGGGTGCTCAATGTGCTGGTGTTTCTCAGCTTCTGGTGCCTGATCATCTGCTTTCGCCTGGTGTGGCTGCAGGTTTTTCAGCATCACGAATGGGTAGAGCGGGCTGCACGGCAGCAGCAGCGTACCTTCGAGGTGGCGCCGCGCCGCGGCATTCTTTACGATCGCAATCTGCATGAGCTGGCCATGACGGTGCTGGCCGATTCGATTTTCGCCGTGCCGACGGAAGTGGGCAACGACAAGGCCGCCGAGGCCACGGCGCTGGCTGCGGTGGTGCACACCGATCCTACCGATACCTTCACTTCCGGCGCGCAGATACTTGCCCGGCTGAATGCCTCGCGGAACTTCGCGTGGATTGCGCGCAAGCAGGACCCGGCGGTGATTGCGAAGGTGAAGGCGCTGGATCTCAAGGGCGTCTACACGGTCAAGGAGTTCAAGCGTTTTTACCCCAACAACGATATCGCCGCGCAGGTGCTTGGGTATGTCGGTATCGATGACAACGGGCTTGGAGGTCTCGAGGAGAATTTCGACGAGGATCTCCACGGCACGCCGGGCCGCATGTACACGAATGTCGATGCGCGGCGCCATCGCCTGGGCAGTGAAGAGCGCGAGCCGCTTCCGGGTGAGAACCTGGTTCTGACTATCGACGAAAACATTCAGTACATGGCCGAGCGTGCGCTCGAGCACAATATGGAACGCACTCACGCGAAGGTCGGTACGGTGGTCGTGCAGGACCCGCATACCGGGCAGATTCTTGCGCTGGCGGTGCGGCCGACGTTCGATCCGAACGATTTTCGCCATGCCACGACCGACCTGCTGCGCGATCACGCGGTGAGCGATGTGTATGAGCCGGGTTCGACGTTCAAGCTGGTTACCTATTCGGCCGCGCTCGAAGAGCACGTGGCTACGCCGGATGGGATGGTGGACTGCGGCGGTGGACAGATCAATGTTGCGGGACGCATCGTGCACGATGCTCCCGGCGAGCATTTCGGGAACATTACCGTGGCCAAGGCCCTGGCCGAGTCGAGCGACGTGGCGGCCATCCGCCTGGCGCAGCGCATGGGCGCCGAGCGGTTCTACCAGTACATCAAGGCATTCGGTTTCGGCGACAGGACCGGCATCGAGCTTCCGGATGAGACGCGCGGCCTGTTGAAGCCGGTGCGCAAGTGGAATCCGACGACCATCGGTTCTATCCCCATGGGACAGGAAGTGGCGGTGACGCCGATTCAGCTCATCACCATGGCTTCGACGATTGCCAATGGGGGCGTCTATTTGCCGCCGCATATCCTGATGCAGAGCACCAACGATGTGAAGGGCGATGGCAAGCTGCAGCCTGCGACCTTCCATCCTGAAACGGAGCTGCCGAATCCGCTGCCGGATGGCTCACACCGCGTGATTTCGACGCTGACGGCGGCGCAGATGCGCAAGATGATGGAAGGCGTGGTGGAGTTCGGCACCGGACACCTCACGACCCAGCTCAATGGCTATAGCGCAGCGGGCAAGACCGGCACCGCGCAGAAGATCGATCCGCGCACGCACACTTATTCGAAGACGAACTTTGTCGCATCGTTTGTGGGCTTTGCGCCGGTGAACAATCCGGCGGTGACGATTGCGGTCATCACCGATTCTCCGGACCACAGCATGCACTTCGGCGCCGAGGCCAGCGGTCCTGTTTTTCAGGAGCTGGCGCAGGAGATTCTCGAATACCTTGGCGTTCCGCACGATCAGCCGCTGAGGACGCCGGTGCAGATCGCCAAGGCGGATAGCGCCGCGAAGGCCGTGGACGATGCGCCGCAGGATAACGCCGACGATCTGGATTCGTTGTTTGCCGAGGTCAACAATCTTCCGGCGAATGATCCGCTGCGCTCTTCGCCGGCCGACGGCACGCGTGCTCCTGTTTCGAAGCACGACCTCGATCAGCAGGCTGCCGGCTTGACTCCGCCTGCGCCGGTTGTGCCCGGTCAGCCTGCTGCGCCTCTTATCGATCCGAAGATTCTTGAGGCCAAGCGCGAGCAGGACAAGGAAGAGTCTGCCAAAGAGGTTGCGGATAGCAGGGCGAGTCAGCAGCCGCTCCAGGCGCCATCGTCCACCAGCTCTACTCCGGGTGGAGGCGTGATGGTGGCCTCCGGCAAGAAGGTTGCCGTGCCCTCGTTTGTCGGTGAGCCGGTGCGCAAGGTGATCGAGCAGGCGGGCAGCATCGGCATCACCGTGAAGGTGCTGGGCAGCGGTATTGCGCGCGAGCAGGCTCCCGCGCCCGGAACCATGGTCCCGGAAGGTACCTCCGTGGTGGTGCGCTTCGGGCGCTGA
- a CDS encoding division/cell wall cluster transcriptional repressor MraZ: MFRGNYPTRVDEKGRLKLPADFKRVMEEKQYGETFYITSRDGVDVEIHPMKEWEEIERKIAAIPNSNPAKKKLMNYINYYGQTVDMDTQGRVLLPQLLREKTSTLGDVLIFGMHTFLKVTNRENFVQMMDESPMTAEDEQALESFGL; the protein is encoded by the coding sequence ATGTTTCGCGGCAATTACCCAACTCGAGTCGACGAAAAGGGGCGCTTGAAGCTCCCTGCCGACTTCAAGCGGGTGATGGAAGAGAAGCAGTACGGCGAAACCTTCTACATCACGAGCAGGGACGGCGTGGACGTAGAGATCCACCCGATGAAGGAATGGGAAGAGATCGAGCGGAAGATCGCCGCGATTCCCAACTCCAACCCGGCCAAGAAAAAGTTGATGAACTACATCAACTATTACGGCCAGACGGTTGATATGGATACGCAGGGCAGAGTTCTCTTGCCGCAGCTCCTGCGCGAAAAGACCAGTACGTTAGGCGATGTCCTGATCTTCGGTATGCACACGTTCCTCAAGGTGACCAACCGCGAGAACTTTGTGCAGATGATGGACGAATCGCCCATGACGGCAGAAGACGAGCAGGCGCTCGAAAGCTTCGGTTTGTAG
- a CDS encoding cell division protein FtsL, giving the protein MATQAIASPNIFDTPRRAADRMQERNLELLAAQQQRARRGPTPEVFFVKRFDNSRIVKAADPARAKEMRLFAVVMATLFALIMTYGWQHLSSIEYGYRIESEKQQLQQLEEQNLQLRLSEADLGDPARIDQMARQLGLTAPQPGQVVRPDAVADPNAPALAEATPMLPVMR; this is encoded by the coding sequence ATGGCGACACAGGCAATCGCGTCCCCCAACATTTTCGATACCCCTCGCCGCGCCGCTGACCGCATGCAGGAGCGTAACCTTGAGCTGCTTGCGGCACAGCAGCAGCGCGCCCGCCGCGGTCCCACGCCCGAGGTCTTTTTCGTCAAGCGTTTCGACAACAGCCGCATCGTCAAGGCGGCCGATCCGGCACGCGCCAAGGAGATGCGTCTCTTCGCAGTTGTGATGGCGACGCTCTTCGCGCTCATCATGACGTACGGCTGGCAGCACCTCAGCTCCATCGAGTACGGTTATCGCATCGAGAGCGAGAAGCAGCAGCTGCAGCAGCTCGAGGAGCAGAACCTCCAGCTTCGTCTTTCCGAGGCCGATCTTGGCGATCCGGCCCGCATTGACCAGATGGCGCGTCAGCTCGGTCTCACCGCGCCGCAGCCCGGCCAGGTGGTTCGTCCCGATGCGGTTGCCGATCCGAACGCGCCCGCGCTGGCCGAGGCCACGCCGATGCTTCCGGTGATGCGCTAG
- a CDS encoding DUF2127 domain-containing protein — MSTTTSSSTAESTAKASHTHSRPTAMEGWVMAIGGLKMLEALLCILLGIGALRLLHKDLVDEATRVITALRLDPEGRFVNLLLDKIALISPHRLKQISLGIFAYAGLHTIEGVGLLLRKTWAEYVTLILTASFLPWEAFELFHHFTWIKVTLSFVNLLVVLFLLFYVRSRARVRGAEQENSRVAEATFSGKR; from the coding sequence ATGTCGACTACCACCTCATCCTCTACTGCCGAGAGCACAGCCAAGGCCAGCCATACGCATTCCCGTCCTACCGCCATGGAAGGCTGGGTGATGGCGATCGGCGGGCTCAAGATGCTGGAAGCTCTGCTTTGTATCCTGCTGGGCATCGGCGCTCTCAGGCTTCTGCATAAAGACCTGGTGGATGAGGCCACGCGCGTGATTACGGCGCTGCGGCTCGATCCGGAAGGACGCTTCGTCAATCTTCTGCTGGACAAGATTGCGCTGATCAGCCCGCATCGCCTGAAGCAGATCAGTCTCGGCATCTTCGCTTACGCCGGGCTGCACACGATAGAGGGCGTCGGGCTGCTGTTGCGGAAGACCTGGGCTGAATATGTAACGCTGATCCTGACTGCGTCGTTTCTGCCCTGGGAGGCATTCGAGCTTTTCCACCATTTCACGTGGATCAAGGTCACCTTGTCCTTCGTAAACCTGCTGGTGGTGCTCTTTCTTTTGTTCTATGTTCGTTCCAGAGCGCGGGTGCGTGGGGCAGAGCAGGAAAATTCTCGCGTAGCCGAAGCAACCTTTTCTGGCAAGCGCTAA
- the rsmH gene encoding 16S rRNA (cytosine(1402)-N(4))-methyltransferase RsmH: MTERERHVPVLLQQAIRYLNLRRGGTYVDATLGLAGHSSAIARAIGPEGKLIAFDRDPEALELAKARLQALREELGAEMPEVILHDTEFSGMAELIEPASLDGLLADFGVSSLQFDEAHRGFSFQADGPLEMRMNPRQGYSAAQVVNQMDEKELANLIYEFGEERRSRRIARAIVRARPVTTTAELAGIVRAAAPPMKSDRIHPATRTFQALRIYVNDELGEIESLLKAAPRLLKPGGRLVVISFHSLEDRRAKDAMREGAQQGIYEALTRKPVIAEEEETDRNPRARSAKLRAAERLAAKPGPGRKQEMRSRKY, from the coding sequence ATGACAGAACGGGAACGCCATGTGCCAGTTCTTTTACAACAAGCGATCCGATACCTGAACCTGCGACGCGGCGGCACTTATGTCGACGCGACGCTCGGACTGGCAGGACACTCGAGCGCGATTGCGCGGGCGATTGGGCCGGAGGGCAAGCTGATTGCCTTCGACCGCGATCCCGAGGCGCTGGAGCTGGCGAAGGCCAGGCTCCAGGCATTGCGCGAAGAGCTGGGCGCGGAGATGCCCGAGGTGATCCTGCACGACACGGAGTTTTCCGGGATGGCCGAGCTGATTGAGCCGGCGAGCCTGGACGGACTGCTGGCCGACTTCGGCGTGAGCTCGCTGCAGTTCGACGAGGCACACAGAGGTTTTAGTTTTCAGGCGGATGGGCCACTGGAGATGCGGATGAATCCGCGCCAGGGGTACTCCGCCGCACAAGTGGTAAATCAGATGGACGAAAAAGAGCTCGCCAACCTGATTTACGAATTCGGAGAGGAAAGGAGGTCGCGGAGAATCGCCAGAGCCATTGTCAGGGCCCGGCCAGTTACGACGACGGCAGAATTAGCCGGCATCGTGAGGGCTGCGGCCCCGCCAATGAAATCAGACCGCATTCATCCGGCGACCAGAACCTTCCAGGCTCTCCGAATTTACGTGAACGACGAGTTAGGCGAGATCGAGTCACTGCTCAAGGCAGCACCCCGGTTGTTGAAGCCCGGCGGACGCCTGGTGGTGATCAGCTTCCACTCACTCGAAGACCGGCGCGCCAAGGATGCCATGCGCGAAGGCGCGCAGCAGGGGATTTATGAGGCTCTCACCCGCAAGCCGGTGATTGCCGAGGAAGAAGAGACGGATCGCAACCCGCGAGCCCGGAGCGCGAAGCTTCGAGCGGCGGAAAGATTGGCAGCAAAGCCGGGACCGGGCAGGAAGCAGGAGATGCGGTCGCGGAAGTATTAA